TAAATTGTGCGGGTGAGAATATAAAACTGCCTTTTTCGGAGACGACGGATGAGATTTTTGCAAAGATACTTGATACTAACCTCATGGGGCTTTTTTCAGTCACCCGCGAGGTCGGTAAACTCCTTATAAAACGTGGCGAAGGGGCAATAGTCAACATCGTTTCAATGTCCAATATTTTCGGCCTGATCAACACATCTGCATATACAGCCTCAAAATCTGCGGTCGCAGGCCTGACCAGAGAGCTGGCTGTCGAGATGACACCTTATGGAGTAAGGGTAAACTCAGTAGCGCCTGGGTTTATTGATACAGCAATGACCCGCAAAGCGTTCGATGGCGACCCCTTGCGTAAGACTAAGGTCCTTGGGAGGACCCCGGCCGGATATTTGGGACAGCCCGCTGATGTTGCCGCCGCAGTGTTGTTTCTGCTTTCTCCTGCGGCCGGCTATATAACTGGTGCCATGCTGCCTGTCGACGGCGGGACCAGTATCGGTTTTTAGACGGATGTCAATGTGATGATAATTACCTTTCGTTGGTATGGGACCGATGACACGATAAAACTTGAAGACATCAGACAGATACCTGTCGTGAAAGGTATCGTCAGTGCGATCTATGATATTCCGGTTGGTGAAATCTGGCCTCTTGAAAGGCTGGTCGCCCTGCGGGACGAAATAGAGGCAAAAGGGCTCAGGTTTTCAGTTATCGAGAGTATTCCGGTTCATGAAGACATAAAGCTGGGCAGACCTTCTGCCGTGAAACTGACTGAAAATTACTGTGAAAGCATAAGAAATATGGGAGCGGCCGGGATCCAGACACTCTGTTACAATTTTATGCCTGTTTTTGACTGGACAAGATCGAATATGTCATTTGGGCTTGAAGATGGCTCGAATGCGCTTGGTTATGACGACATGGAAGTTCTGTCTACGGATCTTTCAAACGGGACAAAAGACCTGCCGGGCTGGAGCGCCTCGTACAGCGCCAAAGAACTGAAGTACCTTTTTGACGCTTATAAGGAACTTTCGTC
The sequence above is drawn from the Synergistaceae bacterium genome and encodes:
- a CDS encoding SDR family oxidoreductase: MTNIFRLDGRRILVTGGGTGIGFATAKLICEYGGTVVICGRRTDVLEKAVEELGENAAAITCDVADLSSVPSLVDKAEAGGPLYGLVNCAGENIKLPFSETTDEIFAKILDTNLMGLFSVTREVGKLLIKRGEGAIVNIVSMSNIFGLINTSAYTASKSAVAGLTRELAVEMTPYGVRVNSVAPGFIDTAMTRKAFDGDPLRKTKVLGRTPAGYLGQPADVAAAVLFLLSPAAGYITGAMLPVDGGTSIGF